The following are encoded together in the Flavobacterium sp. TR2 genome:
- a CDS encoding PIN domain-containing protein → MGYLLDTSICVFFLRGKLNLDKIIKEVGLENCYISEITVAELRFGAENSDDPLKSNKAVDIFLKGLTILPIFGSIKRYAIEKVRLRRIGKPINDEFDLLIGVTAVENQLTLVTDNTNDFKLLEGIIMENWFERN, encoded by the coding sequence ATGGGCTATTTGTTAGATACAAGTATTTGTGTTTTCTTTCTGAGAGGAAAGCTTAATCTTGATAAAATTATTAAAGAAGTTGGTCTTGAAAATTGTTATATTTCTGAAATAACAGTTGCAGAACTTCGTTTTGGTGCTGAAAATAGTGATGATCCTTTAAAATCTAATAAAGCTGTAGATATATTTTTGAAAGGGTTGACAATACTTCCGATTTTTGGTTCTATTAAAAGATATGCTATTGAAAAAGTTAGGCTTAGAAGAATTGGAAAACCTATTAATGATGAATTTGATCTTTTAATTGGAGTTACCGCAGTTGAGAATCAATTGACTTTGGTTACAGATAATACAAATGATTTTAAGCTTTTAGAAGGAATTATAATGGAGAATTGGTTTGAAAGAAACTAA
- the priA gene encoding primosomal protein N': protein MHFIEVILPLSLAKTFTYRISEAEFHFIKKGMRVAVPFGKSKIYTALVLDVHENAPTLYEAKEIHQILDEKPIATEIQIKHWLWVASYYMCGIGDVYRGAFPSGLLLESETIISHKPDVVVNDSELSDDEFLIYEALHHQSSLKVQEITSILNKKNILPILQKLIAKDIIFLEEEIKETYKPKLVRYVKLHSKYESDSGLEELLAVLKNANKQREIVLAYFQISASEKKPITVKKLVEVSNAGSTAVKSLVEKEIFEEYYLQHDRVAFNGEKTEKELQLSKAQENAFLGIKNSFLEKEVCLLHGVTSSGKTEIYIKLIEEYLHTGKQVLYLLPEIALTTQLVYRLHLHFGDKVAVFHSKYSNNERVEVWKQTLENSPKAQIVIGARSALFLPFNDLGLLIVDEEHEQTFKQTDPAPRYHARDAAIVLANFHKAKVLLGSATPSIETYFNTQNDKYGLVTLFERYKNVRLPEVVLVDIKDKHFRKRMTGHFSDLLIEEITESLSLGEQVILFQNRRGYSPIIECLTCGHVPHCQQCDVSLTYHKHKNQLRCHYCGYSIAKPTNCHSCSSIDLTTKGFGTEQIEQELSSLFPKAKTARMDQDTTRGKFGFEKIIDTFKNREIDILVGTQMLAKGLDFDNVGLVGIMNADNMLHHPDFRAFERSFQMMTQVAGRAGRSEKQGKVVIQTYNPNHNTIQQVTDHNYIGMYKEQLYDRQIYRYPPYFRIIKLTLKHKDFDKLKEGAMWLYQVLSQNLGMPVLGPEEPAISRIRNEYIRTILIKIPQNLHLGNTKKTIQKMLNSFEAVAQYRAIKVVINVDFY, encoded by the coding sequence ATGCATTTCATCGAAGTCATTTTACCGCTTTCTTTAGCTAAGACATTTACATACCGAATTTCTGAAGCCGAATTTCATTTCATTAAAAAAGGAATGCGTGTTGCTGTGCCCTTTGGCAAAAGCAAAATATATACGGCGCTTGTTCTGGATGTTCATGAAAATGCGCCGACATTGTATGAAGCCAAAGAAATTCATCAGATTTTGGATGAAAAACCAATCGCGACCGAAATCCAGATTAAACACTGGCTTTGGGTAGCAAGCTACTATATGTGCGGCATTGGCGATGTGTATCGAGGCGCATTTCCAAGCGGATTATTGCTTGAGAGCGAAACCATTATTTCGCATAAACCCGATGTTGTGGTAAATGACAGCGAACTTTCTGATGATGAATTTCTAATTTATGAAGCGTTGCATCATCAGAGTTCGTTGAAAGTTCAGGAAATCACTTCAATTTTAAATAAAAAAAATATACTTCCGATTCTGCAAAAGCTAATCGCTAAGGATATTATTTTTTTAGAAGAAGAAATAAAAGAGACATACAAGCCAAAGCTGGTTAGATATGTAAAACTGCATTCAAAATACGAATCTGACAGTGGTTTGGAAGAGCTGCTGGCAGTATTGAAAAATGCCAATAAACAAAGGGAAATTGTTTTGGCTTATTTTCAAATCAGTGCTTCAGAAAAAAAGCCAATTACGGTTAAGAAGCTTGTAGAAGTTTCAAATGCGGGCTCTACAGCGGTAAAATCATTAGTAGAAAAAGAAATATTCGAAGAATATTATTTGCAGCATGATCGAGTTGCATTTAACGGTGAAAAAACAGAAAAAGAACTGCAATTAAGCAAAGCTCAAGAAAATGCTTTTTTGGGGATAAAGAATAGTTTTTTAGAAAAAGAAGTATGCCTGCTGCACGGTGTAACTTCGAGCGGAAAAACCGAAATTTATATCAAGTTAATTGAGGAATATCTGCATACTGGAAAACAAGTTTTGTATCTCTTGCCAGAAATTGCGCTTACTACTCAGCTGGTTTACAGGCTTCATCTTCATTTTGGCGATAAAGTAGCTGTTTTTCATTCTAAATATAGCAATAATGAAAGGGTTGAGGTTTGGAAGCAGACGCTTGAAAATTCGCCAAAAGCGCAAATTGTAATAGGAGCGAGATCGGCTCTGTTCTTGCCTTTTAATGATTTAGGATTATTAATCGTTGACGAAGAGCACGAGCAGACTTTCAAACAGACCGATCCTGCGCCTAGATATCACGCGAGAGATGCTGCGATTGTTTTGGCTAATTTTCATAAAGCCAAAGTTTTATTAGGCTCGGCAACACCTAGCATAGAAACTTATTTTAATACCCAAAATGATAAATACGGATTGGTAACGCTTTTTGAACGTTATAAAAATGTCCGTTTGCCTGAAGTGGTTTTGGTTGATATAAAAGACAAACATTTTAGAAAAAGAATGACAGGTCATTTTAGCGATCTTCTGATAGAAGAAATCACTGAATCATTGTCGTTGGGCGAACAAGTTATTTTGTTTCAAAACAGAAGAGGATATTCGCCTATAATTGAATGTTTAACCTGTGGACACGTTCCGCATTGCCAGCAGTGCGATGTGAGCTTGACTTATCATAAACATAAAAATCAGCTTCGCTGCCATTATTGCGGCTATTCAATTGCAAAACCTACTAATTGCCACAGCTGTTCGAGTATAGATTTGACTACAAAAGGATTTGGAACTGAGCAAATAGAACAGGAGTTGTCTTCGCTTTTTCCAAAGGCTAAAACAGCTAGAATGGATCAGGATACGACTCGAGGCAAATTTGGTTTTGAAAAAATAATCGATACGTTTAAAAATCGTGAAATTGATATTTTAGTCGGTACGCAAATGCTGGCTAAAGGGCTTGATTTTGATAATGTGGGTCTGGTCGGGATTATGAATGCAGATAATATGCTTCATCACCCAGATTTTAGGGCTTTTGAGCGTAGTTTTCAGATGATGACACAGGTTGCGGGAAGAGCAGGAAGATCTGAAAAGCAAGGGAAAGTTGTGATTCAAACCTATAACCCCAACCATAATACAATTCAGCAGGTTACAGACCATAATTATATAGGTATGTATAAAGAGCAGTTGTATGACAGGCAAATCTACAGATATCCGCCATATTTCAGGATTATAAAATTGACGCTAAAGCACAAAGATTTTGATAAGCTGAAAGAAGGGGCAATGTGGCTGTATCAGGTTTTGAGCCAGAATTTAGGAATGCCGGTTTTAGGGCCAGAAGAGCCAGCGATTAGCAGAATACGAAATGAATACATCAGAACCATTTTGATTAAGATTCCGCAAAACCTACATTTAGGAAATACAAAAAAAACTATCCAGAAAATGCTGAATAGTTTTGAAGCTGTGGCTCAATACAGAGCTATAAAAGTTGTGATTAATGTAGATTTCTATTAA
- a CDS encoding LytR/AlgR family response regulator transcription factor produces the protein MKLNCVVVDDSSIQRTIIAKLVNNHPGLHLIGDFSNAIEAKSCISLNNIDLIFLDIEMPVINGFDFLDGLKSKPQIIFITSKAEYALKAFDYDATDYLQKPIAVDRFNASVKRAIDMHLLKKDIKEEEGEHIFIKSNLKKLKIFTSKIKWIEAFGDYVRVVTEDDSNLVLSTMKSFENDLSKDKFIRVHKSYIINIDKVERFNSKFAEIGITKIPLSRNKKEDLVKALSTSS, from the coding sequence ATGAAACTAAACTGTGTTGTTGTAGATGATAGTTCTATACAAAGGACAATTATTGCCAAATTGGTTAATAATCACCCAGGCTTGCATTTAATCGGGGATTTTTCTAATGCAATTGAAGCAAAAAGTTGTATCTCATTAAATAATATTGATTTAATATTTCTTGATATAGAAATGCCAGTTATTAACGGATTTGATTTTCTTGACGGATTAAAATCAAAACCGCAGATTATATTTATTACTTCTAAAGCTGAATATGCCTTAAAAGCTTTTGACTATGACGCTACCGATTATCTTCAAAAACCGATTGCAGTGGATCGTTTTAATGCCTCTGTAAAAAGAGCAATCGATATGCATCTGCTTAAAAAGGATATTAAAGAAGAAGAAGGCGAGCATATTTTCATCAAAAGTAATCTAAAAAAACTAAAAATATTCACTTCAAAAATAAAGTGGATTGAAGCTTTTGGAGATTATGTAAGAGTAGTAACCGAAGACGACAGCAATCTTGTCCTTTCTACTATGAAATCTTTTGAAAACGATTTATCAAAAGATAAATTTATCCGTGTCCACAAATCGTACATCATTAATATTGATAAGGTAGAGCGCTTTAACAGCAAATTTGCCGAAATAGGCATTACCAAAATACCATTAAGCCGCAATAAAAAAGAAGATCTTGTAAAAGCGCTTTCAACTTCTTCTTAA
- the rpsF gene encoding 30S ribosomal protein S6 — MNHYETVFILNPVLSEVQVKETVTKFEEFLTSRGAEMVSKEDWGLKKMAYEIQNKKSGFYHLFEFKVAGEVLLAFETEFRRDERVMRFLTVSLDKHAISWAERRRAKLKSTKA; from the coding sequence ATGAATCATTATGAAACTGTTTTCATTTTAAATCCCGTTTTATCTGAGGTTCAGGTGAAGGAAACAGTAACGAAATTTGAAGAATTTCTTACTAGTAGAGGAGCTGAAATGGTATCGAAAGAGGATTGGGGTCTTAAAAAAATGGCTTACGAAATCCAAAACAAAAAAAGTGGTTTTTATCACTTATTCGAATTCAAAGTAGCTGGAGAAGTTCTTTTAGCTTTTGAAACTGAATTCAGACGTGACGAAAGAGTTATGCGTTTCTTAACTGTAAGTTTAGATAAACATGCTATTTCATGGGCTGAGAGAAGAAGAGCAAAATTAAAATCTACTAAAGCGTAA
- the rpsR gene encoding 30S ribosomal protein S18 produces MSTIEQSAKGKKDGDIRYLTPLNIETNKTKKYCRFKKSGIKYIDYKDADFLLKFVNEQGKILPRRLTGTSLKYQRKVSVAVKRARHLALMPYVADLLK; encoded by the coding sequence ATGTCTACAATTGAGCAATCTGCAAAAGGAAAAAAAGACGGAGATATCAGATATTTAACGCCTTTAAACATTGAAACTAACAAAACTAAAAAGTATTGCCGTTTCAAAAAATCTGGAATCAAATATATCGATTATAAAGATGCTGATTTCTTATTGAAATTCGTTAACGAGCAAGGAAAAATTCTTCCTCGTCGTTTAACTGGAACTTCATTAAAATACCAAAGAAAAGTTTCTGTAGCTGTAAAAAGAGCTCGTCACTTAGCTTTAATGCCATACGTGGCCGATTTATTAAAATAG